TAATTTAATTGCCATTAATACGGACTTAGCTGCGCTTAATTCTCTGCAAGTAGAAAACAAAATATTAATTGGTGAAGATCTAACTAAAGGCTATGGTGCCGGATCGAATCCAGATGTTGCTTTAAAAGCAGCGCAAGAAAGTGAGGGTTTATTACTCAACGCTGTAAAGGGAAGCGATATTATTATCATCACCGCTGGATTCGGTGGTGGTACAGGTTCTGGAGCAAGTCCGTTAGTTGCCCGAATAGCACGTGAACTGGATATTAATTGTTTAGCAATTGTTACTCTGCCTTTTGAATCTGAAGGTGAATTACGAATGGACTTCGCCTTATAAGGTATTGCAGAAATTAAAGCGCCTATTCATGCTTATATCACTTTATCCAATGATCTTTTGCTAAAAGGGTTAGGAGAAAGTGTGGGTTTATTTTCAGCTTTTAATCAAAGCAATGAAGTACTAAAAAACTTACTCGTCTCGTTAGTGCAAATGTTAACTGAAACAGGTTATGTTAATGTTGATAAAAATGACTTTTCCAGTATTCTTTCCTATGAAGGCGAATCAATTTTAGGTGTAGGTAAAGCAGACAGTGAAGAGCTTGCTTATGAAGCCCTGGATCAGGCTTTAAATAATCCGCTTGTTTCTATCGCGAATATAGACACAGCTAAAGGAATAATTTTTCAGCTATTTTGTAAATCTGAGCCTAAGCTCTCGACTTACAATGGCTTAATTGATCACATCAGAGAAAAAATCACCAATAAATCTGTACTGATAGTACCAGGAGTCACTTTAGATCCTAATCTTTCTTCAGAAATAGAAATTTTAATTGTTGCTTCAGGTATTGACTCTAATGTTGATAAACAAATAAACACTGAAGCATCAACAAGTATAAAAGAGGATTATCTTGATGAAAGTCTAACTTTTGTTGATTCAAATGAAGAAGTTGATACAGATATACCTGCTATAACACGTAAGTTAATGGCTAATAGAGCTTTAGACATAAATAATATCTAAATTTAATAGAGTTTACTATTTTAAGCGACATTAAATTCGTAACATTCGTATTTTACATGTTATTTTGAATAGCCAATTATGCTACGAATGCTTCTATATAATGGATTTAATCTAGCATACATCTTTTGGTATACATTACGATAAAGCTCATCATATATTGCTTTATTTGCTGCTATTGGTGTGAAAACATCACCGCCATGGGTCATTTTATTTACTGCACTTTGATAATTATCAAATAAGCCAATACCCACTGCTGCATTGATTGCTGCTCCTAAGCCGGATGTTTCATAAGTATGCGGTCGTTGCGCCGGCATACCAAAAATATCTGCAGTAATCTGCATAGCTTCATCACTTTGTGAGCCGCCACCTGACACCATTAACTGAGTGATTTTAACCTTTGATCGCTTTTCTGATAATTCTTTGCCTTCACGTAGTGCATAACCTATGCCTTCGATTATTGCTCGATAGATATGGGCCCGAGTATGAACATCACTAAAACCAATCATTGCACCTTTTGCTTCAGGGCCTGGCGTTTTAATACCAGGATTCCAATACGGCTGTAAAATGAGCCCCATAGATCCTGCAGGTACTTGCTTTAGTAGGTCATCAAATAGGCTTTCCACCATAATGCCTTGGTAGTCAGCAATTTGTTGCTCTTTTAAACCAAACTCCCGTTTAAACCAACTTACCATCCAATATCCGCGCTGGATTATAATTTCAGTATTATAATTATTCGGCATTGCGGCAGGGTAAGCCGGTAAGCGTTTGATTGCTTCAACATATTTATTATTTGTGGTGTTATAAGTCGCGGTAGTGCCGTAGCTTAAACTGCCAATATTAGGAGTTAAGCAACCAGAGCCTAAAACTTCACACGCTTTATCTGAGCCCGCAGAGATGAGTGGTAAACCTTTGGGAATACCGGTATCTATTGCCGCTTGCTCAGAGATTTTACCTAATTCATCGCCACAAGGGATTAGTGTTGGCAGCATATCTTTAGTAATCGGCAGTGCTTGCCAGCGCCAGTCTAATGAAGCTGACCAACGATGTTTCTTAAAATTAAAAGGGAGGTAACCTACTTGGCTTGAAACGGAATCAACATAGTTTCCTGTTAATTTAAAACTATGAAAACCTGACAGTAGCATAAACTTATGTGTTTTTTGCCAAATCTCAGGTTGTTGATGCTTAATCCAGTTGGCTTCAGCCTGACTTCTAAAATAAGTAACGGTATTTTTTTCACCTGCCATAGTAAAAAGGGCTCGCCAGTACCAACTCATTTTATCTAAGGTGTTTTGTTCTCGTTGATCTAACCAAACAACCGCTGGTCGTAAAGGTAAGCCATTAGCGTCTAGGTTAACCATAGTCGCTCGTTGACACGTGAGTGCAGCAGCTTTAATTTGTGATTTTTTAATTGCTAATGCATCAAGCTTGGGCCACAGTTCATGACAAGCTTTCGTTAACATTTGCCAATAATAATTAGGCTCTTGCTCAGCCCAACCAGGTTGCTTTGAAAAGTAAGGTTCAATATCAACCTTACTTTTAGCTACTAGTCCTCCATTGAGATCAAATAACAAAGCACGAATACTTTGTGTGCCATTATCAAGGGCTAAAATGTACTTTTCAGTTACATGATTACTCAATAGCTATTACTCAAGAGGTAATTACTTAATAAGCTGTTTAGTTAGCCAAAGACCAATATC
The sequence above is a segment of the Colwellia sp. 20A7 genome. Coding sequences within it:
- a CDS encoding FGGY-family carbohydrate kinase, which produces MSNHVTEKYILALDNGTQSIRALLFDLNGGLVAKSKVDIEPYFSKQPGWAEQEPNYYWQMLTKACHELWPKLDALAIKKSQIKAAALTCQRATMVNLDANGLPLRPAVVWLDQREQNTLDKMSWYWRALFTMAGEKNTVTYFRSQAEANWIKHQQPEIWQKTHKFMLLSGFHSFKLTGNYVDSVSSQVGYLPFNFKKHRWSASLDWRWQALPITKDMLPTLIPCGDELGKISEQAAIDTGIPKGLPLISAGSDKACEVLGSGCLTPNIGSLSYGTTATYNTTNNKYVEAIKRLPAYPAAMPNNYNTEIIIQRGYWMVSWFKREFGLKEQQIADYQGIMVESLFDDLLKQVPAGSMGLILQPYWNPGIKTPGPEAKGAMIGFSDVHTRAHIYRAIIEGIGYALREGKELSEKRSKVKITQLMVSGGGSQSDEAMQITADIFGMPAQRPHTYETSGLGAAINAAVGIGLFDNYQSAVNKMTHGGDVFTPIAANKAIYDELYRNVYQKMYARLNPLYRSIRSIIGYSK